The segment TTTTGTTAGATTTCTCAACAGgtgttttaaataaattaagaatacTCGTAGTACTTCTGTGACAATTTTCTTCAGAGTTTTCGactacttttttaatattttcttgatTGTCTTTCGTTTTGCTACCTGTCGATTGCTGACACTTTAGAACAGATTTGAAACCTTTTACTTTATTGTTTCGATACATATTCCATTGAATTGAATGCCTAGGATCGCGTTACGAACTTGTACACTAGTATGACACTACttttatagaaatattaattatacaaatacTTATGTCGTAAATTTTGTGTTGTAATGCGATTTACAAAAACTTCATTACCCGCCACTAAAACGAACTTCCCCTACTTCTCCCGCGTTGCCTAGGAAAGTAGGACGCGCCGGAGCGAACATATACCACCATCGGCGAACAGGTGAACTAAAAACAAAGACAGAGAGGGAGATATGTTTCTCGTAGGAgagacactgacagagaatatgaaacagcttgatttttcgatcaCCCGGTTCAGCTGCATTTAGCGAAGagacaatattttttgatgctcgttgtgttgaaatattctctgcattattgcgagGTCCCGTagagagcccttttttgcaatttgactCTTGGAACTTTATAAGCAATAAtagtgtacgtttttatagaagaaatttttttctgtacactttttccaaaaaagggctctgtatgCTACttcgcaataatgcagagagtATTTCAAtgcaaagagcatcaaaaaatattggttCTTCGCTAAATACAGCTGAACCGGGtgatcgaaaaatcaagctgtttcatattctctgtcagtgtctcTCCTACGAGAAACATATCTCCCTCTCTGTCTTTGTTTTTAGTTCACCTGTTCGCCGATGGTGGTACATGTTCGCTCCGGCGCACCAATGAACGTAATGCTTCACTGTTGTTACAAAGATAAAGTCTCTAACAACTTGGAAATTTCTAGGAATATTGTTCTAGTAACGTCAGGAACGACTGAGGTGAACGGCGTATGTTTTCTATATATGTATTTGATTCATGGACGTACGTAATCTCGTATTTGCAAAAATTCAGAGTTGAAATAGTTGCTTTAGCATGAATACATATCGTTGAATCGTGAAAATTGGCAGGGAGAAAATGCTTCGAAACGTTTACAGTGCTTCCAAGTAAACTACCTAAGGTGACATCAATCGACGCAATAGATTTACGACCAAATAGACAGGAAACTAATTACGCGTGTTACCTTTTCAGATAGGTTCTGTCATAGATGAGAGAGTTAGACTGACGAAGTCGAAAACGCATTTTTGACATCAAAAGGAAAAAAGGATGTATTGCCTACAGTGGTTGATTCCGGTGTTGCTAATACCAAAGCCAGTAAATCCGACGCTGCTGCAAACGCATGTCATGTTCGTGACGCTATATCTAATTGGATTCTTCCTCGAACGAAAACCATGCACTATTTGTAGTTTAGTATTTCTCGCCGCGGTTTTCTTGATTTGTTACAGCGGCATAGGTAACTGTCTCCTTTGGAGTACAAATTGTGATACAGTGAGATGCGATAGTAGTTAAGATTATTTGAACAATCGGTTCTAGGTTCTACAATTGTCATTACATacttttatatttcttttcaaAGAGTGTAGAAAATTCGATAATTTTACGATATAACCCGATAGCGAACcattatatatatgcatatacttGTTTCAGTATTATGCATGTATGGTTTCCAATGTAGTTACTACAGGTCTTATAATTGATACACATACATGTTTATATATGCACATATGCGAATTGAtatgtgtacatatacatacatttgtAGATGTATTTATGCGTACCAAGTATAAGAATCTGTAAAACTAATAAGCCATAACGTAGTGCACACGGAGAGTTGGGAAACCTTTGTGTAGAAGATCACGACaattcaaaattatataatggTTAAATCGTATAATCATTGTACATATAACTAAATTTgagtttaattagtttaagcgtATTAGCTAATCATATTATGGTGTATATAACATTATTTCCTAATCAGAATACTGTTGTAAACTCTTTTGTAAATTGTATACTTTAGAAGTCAAGactttcttttacaattttttgtttCATCGAAATAAATCTTTATCGGAAGAGTTCACCATTAACTTCATTTAGATGTTACAATGTTCAACTTCTCTTAGCAATCTTGTAATGTACTAGTATTTCTCATATATACACCAATTGTTGATACAACTAAAATATAACCAATGATGTTCCGAAACGAATACATGGTGAATTGTAATATCAAAGCATGCATACGTTAGAAACAAACCGTATCGCTATTCGTTGATCGAATATGACAAGCAATAGAAATGAGTATTGTGCTAAGGCATGAattctacatatttcattctaTCATGTATTATATTAGAAATGCTACATGCAAAATCTTGACTTgttcataaaataaatatacttCATACAGCAAAAAGAAATGTAGTGAACATCGAAATGTAACTTAACAGTGCCTTTTATTATAGCAATGGATAAACTTTAAAGTACGTAGATGACGAGTTTCGTGCGTTTTTAGAAAATGCAAAAGGGAAGCCTATCTTACATTACTACTGAGAACGATGTCATTGATCTTAGAACagaaagaaaatttaattttactgttttaacgCATTGTATATGCGGGACACATACTAATacgtttttattgtaatatattatacatacagtattttataaaatgttttcgTCTGTTCAAATTCACAGCATATTAATGATTAAAACGACTTCCAAATCTTTTCAAATCGTCAAAAATGCGTTCAATgcgttaatttaatataataaagggATTGAGAATTCGTTTAGAGCTTTTGCTTTAGCACAAACGTGTGTCTGTGATGCTTCCAATTCTGCGTCTTGTCAAAAATACTTCGATTTACCAGCAAAAACCTTTCAGTACCTATACCTCCTAGCTGTAAATGTTAAATGCCTACCGTTTGCTTCCATTCGTGATTTCATGTATTTAACGACTGTCGAATTTTAAGCGAATGTACATACCGTACATACACTTTTTTAATGTAATAGAACAATGAATGAAAGAATTAGCTTTCATGCTTTGTTGTTTTTGTGACTTGTTAATGTACTGAGAATGACTGAAATAATAATACTGTTTGATTa is part of the Lasioglossum baleicum chromosome 6, iyLasBale1, whole genome shotgun sequence genome and harbors:
- the Bc10 gene encoding BLCAP apoptosis inducing factor bc10, which produces MYCLQWLIPVLLIPKPVNPTLLQTHVMFVTLYLIGFFLERKPCTICSLVFLAAVFLICYSGIGNCLLWSTNCDTVRCDSS